The genomic interval GAGGCCATCGCCCACCTTCAGGCCCTGGGCGTACTTGGCAAACGCGGCCACGAAGTCGGCGCGGATGCTCTCGTGCACCAGGTAGCGGGTGGGCGAGATGCAGACCTGGCCTGCGTTGCGGAACTTGGCCCCGCTGCCGATCTTGATGGCCAGTTCGAGGTCGGCGTCTTCCGCAATGATGACCGGTGCATGGCCGCCCAGCTCCATCGTCACACGCTTCATGTGCTTGCCAGCCAGCGCGGCCAGTTGCTTGCCCACGGGCGTGGAGCCGGTGAAGGTGACCTTGCGGATGATGGGGTGCGGGATCAGGTAGCTGGAGATTTCAGCGGGGTCGCCATAGACCAGGCCCACGGTGCCTGCGGGCACACCGGCATCGGCAAACGCGCGGATCAGTTCGGCGGGGCTGGCGGGGGTTTCCTCAGGCGCCTTCACCAGAATCGAGCAGCCTGCACCCAGCGCGGCGGCCAGCTTGCGCACCACCTGGTTGATGGGAAAGTTCCAGGGCGTGAACGCGGCCACGGGGCCCACCGGGTCCTTCAGCACCATCTGCGTGGCCTTGAGGTTGCGCGAGGGCACGATGCGGCCATACACGCGCAGCGACTCGTCGGCAAACCATTCGATGATGTCGGCAGACGCCATGGTCTCGACCTTGGCCTCGGCCAGGGGCTTGCCCTGCTCTTGCACCATGATGGCGGCAATGGCGTCGGCACGCTCGCGCATCAGGGCGGCGGCGCGGCGCATGGTCTTGGCGCGCTCGGCGGCAGGCATGTCACGCCAGGCTTCAAAGCCCTTTTGTGCGGCGTCCAGCGCACGGTCCAGATCGACCTTGGTGGCATGGGCCACGCGGCCGATTTCCTTACCCGTGGCGGGGTTGAACACGGCAAGGGTCTTGCCTTCAGCGGCGTCTTGCCACTGGCCTGCGATGAAGAGCTGGGTGTTGGGATAGGTCATGAGCGTTGGTTGATCAGCCAAGGTGGTGAAAAAATCAAAAAAACGACTATACGCCTGCGATGATGGCTGTGTATTTCAAGGAGATTGCATGCGAGAAGTAGTCCAAAGCCTCGAAGAGTCGCGCATCCGCGAAGTGGCCAACGAAGGCCTGGGGCGCAGCGATGTGCTGAAGTTCTGGTTTGGCGAGAGCGACGAGGTGACGCCCGACTTCATCCGCGACGCGGCCATTGCGTCGCTGCAAAAGGGCGAAACCTTTTACGCCCACAACCTGGGCCTGCCCGAACTGCGCCACGCGATTGCGGGCTACATGCACGGCCTGCACCCGCAGCAGCATACCGATGCGTGGTTTGACCGTATCGCAGTGACATCCGGCGGCGTGAACGGCCTGATGGTGGCCGTGCAGGCGCTGGTGGATGCGGGCGACGAAGTGGTGCTGGTGACGCCCGTGTGGCCCAACCTGGTGGCGCAGCCGCGCATTCTGGGTGCGCAGGTGCGCACTGTGCCGCTGGTGGCCGACGTGCACGGCGCGTGGCAGCTGGACATGGATACGCTGCTGGCCGCCATCACGCCCGGCACGCGCCTGCTGGTCGTCAACGCGCCCAACAACCCCACGGGCTGGACGCTGACGCGCGAGGAACAAGCCACCATCCTCGCGCACTGCCGCCGCACCGGCACATGGATTTTGGCGGACGAGGTGTACGAGCGGCTGTACTACGCGGGCGACACGGCCAATGGCGCGGCCCCCAGCTTTCTGGACGTGGCTGAGCCCGAGGACCGGCTGATCGTGACACACAGCTTTTCCAAGAGCTTCCTGATGACCGGCTGGCGCCTTGGGTGGCTGGTGCTGCCGCCATCGCTGACGCATGCCGTCGGCAAGCTGATCGAGTTCAACACCTCGTGCGCGCCGGTGTTTGTGCAGCGCGGGGCCACGGTGGCGCTGCAGCGCACGGATGAGGTAACGCCTGCGCTGGTGGCGCACCTGAAAACCTGCCGCGACACGCTGGTGCCGCTGCTGGCCGATGTGCCGGGGGTGTCTGTGGCCACGCCGCGTGGGGGCATGTATGCGTTCTTCCACATCGACGGGCATGACGAGTGCCTGACGCTGGCCAAGCGGCTGGTGCGGGAGGCCGGGCTGGGGCTGGCGCCAGGCAGTGCGTTTGGAGGTGAGGCGTCAGGCTGGCTGCGGTGGTGTTTTGCGAGCCAGGATGTGGGGAGGCTGGAGGAAGGAGTCGGGAGGTTGCGGGGGTGGTTGAAAGGTTGATGCAGAGCGATTTTTGAACCGCAGATTCAACTACAAAGTGCACCGAATTTCAGTGTAACGGACGAATCTCCAAGCCCATGAACACCTCGTGGGGAGTGCGGTAGTTGAGGCACTTGCGGGGTCGGTGGTTGAGCCGGTAGAGCGCATCGTCAACTTCGTGCTGCGAGACCCGGCGCAGGTTGGTGCACTTGGGGAAGTACTGGCGCAACAGGCCATTGGTGTTCTCGTTGAGCCCACGCTCCCATGAGTGGTAGGGATGCGCGAAGTACACATCCGCCCCCAGACTGGCGGCGATGAATGCATGCTCAGCAAACTCCTTGCCATTGTCGAACGTGATCGTTTCGCACAAGTGTTTGTGAGGTCGCAGCAGTGCGATCACAGCCTCGGTCACCCCTGCGCTGTGGCGCGAGTCCAGTTGCTGCGCCAGTGTGTAGCGGGACTTGCGCTCCACCAAGGTCACCAGTACCCCTTGGTGGCCCTTGCCGACCACGGTGTCACCCTCCCAGTCACCCATGCGGCTGCGTGCGTCAACGATGGCGGGGCGCTGCTCTATGCAGAGCCGATCTTTGAGTGTGCCGCGCCGCTCTTGTCCGCTGCCGTAGCGCTTGCGTCGCACCTTCTGGCAGCGCAGGTGTTTGATCAGCTCACCGCCTTTGCGTTTGTCGTCATAGATGTGCTGGTAGATGCATTCGTGGCTGATGGTCAGCACGCCCTCCAGCCGCAGCCGTCCGCTGACCTGCTCGGGAGAAAGCTCCAGGCGCAGATAGCTGTGCACCTGGCTCCACTGCCGCACATTGAACTGGCGTGCATTGCGCTGTGCCCTTTGGCGGGCACGGGCCCGCTCATGAGCGCGGGCGGGTTTGTAGCCTTGGGCTCCAGCGTTGCGATTGAGCTCGCGGGTGATGGTCGATCGGCTTCGATTGAGCTGTGCGGCTATCACTGCCGGGCTTATGTTTTGACGACGCAGTGCGTGGATTTGGTATCGTTCTTCTCGGGTCAAGTGGGTATAGGTCATGGTGCAACGTTTGGGACTGGCTGGTCACAAAAATGCATCCTATGCACTCTTGGCCCAACTCGGTTTACTTGCGTTGCACTTCGTACTTGAATCCGCCAACTATTTTTGCCGCTAGCACTTGCTGGGCAAGCGCTAGCAGCTATTATTTTTATAGCTTATCTCGCCCCCGCCCGTTCGGCTGCAGCGGCCGTCAGGACGACACCGGGCTGTGCGTGGCTGCAAAAAAATGCCGGAACTGCTCCTGCGCACCCGCCGCAGACTGGCATTCGTGCGGGCCGGTCTGCAGCAAGGCATCGGGCCACTGTGGGTTCTTGGCGAACACATGGCGGGTGACCGGCAGGCCCGCAGCCTCCAGCCGGGCCGCGTAGGCCAGCGCCTCGTCGTGCATGGGGTCGGTGTCGCCCACCAGGATCAGCGTGGGGGGCAGCCCCGCCAGGCGCTGCGCACCGGCGGGCACGGCATAGGGGTGCTCGGCATCGCGCGGGCAACGCAGAAAGTTGCGCCAACCCTCTGTCCACTTGCACCCGGTGGCGTCGCCCGTGGCCTCGCGCACCGAGGCGGTGCCCACGCAGGGGTCCAGCATGGGCGACAGCAGAATCTGCCCGGCCAGCGGGGGGTGCGACTGGTCGCGCGCCATCAGTGCCACGGCCGCTGCCAGGTTGCCGCCGGCCTCCTCGCCCGCCAGGTAAACCGCGGCGCCCTGCCCGCCGAGCCTGGTGCGGTGCTTGTGCACCCACTTGAGCACACCGTAGCCCGTGTCCACCGGCTGCGGAAAGGGCGTGAGCGGATACGCCACCGACACCACCACGGCCCCCGCACCCTCCAGCATCGAGGCCACCGTGCAGCCGATGTCCAGGTTGCCCGACGTGAAGGCACCACCATGAAAGTGCACCACCACCGGGGACGCCTGGCCGGTCTTCTTGCGGCCGTACATGCGCACCGCCACGTCCTGCCCCTGGGCCACCTCAATGGTGGAATCGGTGCAGACAGAAGAAGCCGCCCCGGACGCCCTGGCAGACGCTGCCGCGGGCTGCGATGGCGAAGATGACGACGATGGCCGGTCGGGCTGCATGGCAGATACCCATCAAGTAGGTGGAGCGTCGGTTGACGATGGATGAAATGTAGTGGCTCCTGGCCAGCATATAAACCGGCAAAACACCGCCGCAGTGTTTCCAAACAGCCAACAATCATCGCGCGCCTGGCGTGTGAGAATTCTTCCGAGTTCCAGATTCAAGGAGAAGCCATGGACCAGATACAGGCCATGCGCATATTCGTGCGGGTGGTGGAGGCCGGCACGTTCACCCGGGCGGCCGATTCGCTGAGCCTGCCCAAAGCCACGGTGACGAAACATGTGCAGGCGCTGGAGGAGCGCCTGCGCGTGAAGCTGCTCAACCGCACCACACGCCGCGTGACGGTGACGCCCGATGGCGCGGCCTATTACGACCGCACGGTTCGGCTGCTGACCGACCTGGACGACATCGAGGCCAGCATGACCAACGCCCGGGCCAACCCGCGCGGGCGGCTGCGCGTGGATGTGGGTACCTCGGTGGCACAGCTGCTCATCATTCCGCACCTGGCGGAGTTTCATGCCCGCTATCCGGACATCCAGGTGGACCTGGGCGTCAGTGACCGCATGGTGGATCTGATCGGGGACAACGTGGACTGCGTGATCCGTGGGGGCGAGTTGACCGACCAATCGCTCGTGGCACGCCGCATTGGCAATCTGGATTTCATCACGGTCGCCTCGCCCGACTACCTCCAGCGCAAGGGCACCCCCAGCCATCCGGTCGAGATCGAGGAGAAACACACAAGCGTGATCTACTTTTCTGCGCAAAGCGGCAGACACTATCCGCTGGAGTTCCGCCAGGGCGACGAATCGATCGACATCACCGGCCCCTACCAGTTGAGCGTGAACGAGAGCAATGCCTATGTGACATCCCTCGTCGCAGGCCTTGGCATTGGCCAGATCACCGCCTTTCAGGCCCAGCGGCACTTTGACCAGGGCACCCTGGTGCAACTGCTGCCCGAATGGACCCAGCCGCCCTTGCCCGTGTACGTGGTGTACCCCCCCAACCGGCATCTGAGCGCCAAGGTGCGGGCGTTTGTGGACTGGGCGGCAGAACTCTTCCAGCGTGAAACCGATCTGCGCCAGTCTGCCTGACCCTGCGCTGCCCGGCGGCTTTATGCTTGCGCCCATGAACGCCACCGAGCCCACCCCCACACCCGGTTCATCCGCCACTGAAGCCCAGCCCTCTGCTCCGGGCACCACACCAACCCGGCAGCCCCGCAACCCGCTGCACGGGGTGACGCTGGAGGCCATGGTGGTGGCGCTGGCCGACTACTTTGGCTGGGAAGAGCTGGGGCGGCAGATCCCCATCCGCTGCTTCCAGATCGACCCCAGCGTGGGATCCAGCCTGAAATTTCTGCGCAAGACCCCCTGGGCGCGGGAGAAGGTCGAAAGCCTCTACCTCTTCATGCTGCGCGACCAGCGGCGCAACGCGCAGGACTGAGACCTTCAGCGTCCACCTGCGCGCGCAAGAAGCCCATGCCTCGGGTGTCAGTCGCCCGCGGCCACCAGAAAGTCGCGGCTGATACCGCCCCCCAGGTCGTTCACACGGTCGAGGAACTGCGTGAGAAACGCATGCAGGCCGGTCGCCAGTATTTCGTCAATGCGGCCGTATTGCAGATCGGCCAGCAGGCGCCCGGCCCTGCGCTGCGTTTCGGCAGACTGCTCGTTGGCCAGCACCGCGAGGTTGTCCACCACTTCGCGCAGGCAGGCGTGCAGCGAGCGCGGCATGTCACGGCGCAGAATCAGCAGGTCTGCCACGCGGCCGGGGGTGATCACGTCGCGATACACCTTGCGGTACACCTCGAACGCCGAGACGCTGCGCAGGATGGCGCTCCAGTGATAAAAGTCATTTTCCTGGTGGCGCTCGCTGGCACGTCCGAAAAAGTCGTTCTCGACGGCGTGGAATTTCACATCCAGCAAGCGCGCCGTGTTGTCTGCCCGCTCCAGAAACGTGCCCATGCGCAGAAAGTGGAACGCCTCGTCCTGCAGCATGGTGCCCAACACCACACCCCGCGACAGGTGTGAGCGGTATTTCACCCATTCAAAGAACTGCCCCGCATCGCGCTCGAAAGCACCTGCCTGAAGGTGCCGGTTGAGCTCCAGCCAGGTCTGGTTCTGCGTCTCCCACACTTCAGTCGTGAGCGCGCCCCGCACGGCCCGCGCGTTTTCGCGCGCGGCACGCAGGCACGACAGGATGGAGGAAGGGTTGTCTCCATCACGAACCATGAACTCCAGCACGTTCTGCGGTGTGACCTTGCCGTGCCGGGCGGTGTAGGCAGGAATCAGTTCACTGATGGACAGCAACCCCTCCCAGCTCTCCTGTGCCACAACGGCAGACTGCGGCAACAGCGAGGTTTCGTAGCTCACGTTGAGCATGCGGGCGGTGTTCTCTGCCCTTTCGGTGTATCGAGACATCCAGAACAGATGGTCGGCGGTACGGCTCAGCATACGGCCTCCCTGATCGATGCGGGCAGAGAACCCCGCACGTGCTGCGCACGCATGCGATGTTGTATCGAAACACCGCCTTCGGCGGCGTTTTCTGCCCTTTCGGTGTATCGAGACATCCAGAACAGATGGTCGGCGGTACGGCTCAGCATACGACCTCCCTGATCGATGCGGGCAGAGAACCCCGCACGTGCTGCGCACGCATGCGATGTTGTATCGAAACACCGCCTTCGGCGGCGTTTTCTGCCCTTTCGGTGTATCGAGACATCCAGAACAGATGGTCGGCGGTACGGCTCAGCATCTCAAAACCTCCCTTGCGTTTGCGTCATGCCACCCATGGTCTGCGACTGCGACTGAACCGATGGCCCCGCCGCGTGCTCGCCCAGCACCCAGGTGTCCTTGGTGCCCCCGCCCTGTGACGAGTTGACCACCAGCGATCCCTCCTGCAGCGCCACGCGCGTGAGGCCACCGGCCACCATCTGCACTTCACGACCACTGAGCACGAAAGGCCGCAGGTCGATGTGGCGCGGGGCGATGCCGCTTTCCACAAAGGTGGGGCAGCTGGACAGGCTGAGCGTGGGCTGGGCGATGTAACCCGCCGGGTTGGCCAGCAGCGCGCGGCGGAAGTCCTCGATCTCGGCCTGCGTGGCGGCCGGGCCGATCAGCATGCCGTAGCCACCCGCGCCGTGCACTTCCTTCACGACCAGATCTTTCAGATGGGCCAGCACATGCTGCAGGTCATCCTGCTTGCGGCACATCCAGGTAGGCACGTTCTTGAGGATGGGCTCCTGCCCCAGGTAGAACCGGATCATCTCGGGCACGTAGGGGTACACCGACTTGTCGTCGGCCACGCCGGTGCCCACGGCGTTGCAGATGCCCACGTTGCCGGCGCGGTAGGCCTCCATGAGGCCATGGCACCCCAGCGTGGAGTTGCGGCGAAACACCTGCGGGTCGAGGAAGTCGTCGTCCACGCGGCGGTAGATCACGTCCACCCGCTGCAGGCCCCGCGTGGTGCGCATGTAAACGAACTTGTCCTTGACCACCAGGTCCTGTCCCTCCACCAGCTCCACGCCCATCTGCTGGGCCAGGAAGGCGTGTTCGAAGTAGGCGCTGTTGTGCATGCCGGGCGTGAGCACCACCACCGTGGGCTCGTCGGCCGCTGCGGGCGCGCTGGCGCGCAGGGTCTCGAGCAGCATGTCGGGGTAGTGCGCTACCGGCGCGACCTTGTGCAGGCTGAACAGCTCCGGGAAGAGCCGCATCATCATCTTGCGGTTTTCGAGCATGTAGCTCACGCCGCTGGGCACCCGCAGGTTGTCCTCCAGCACGTAGTACTCGCCTTCGCCCTGCGCATTGGGTGCGCGCACGATGTCGATGCCGGCAATGTGCGCATAGATGTTCTGAGGCACCTGCAGCCCGGCCATCTCGGGCCGGTATTGGGCGTTGTGCAGGATCAGGTCGGCGGGAACGATACCCGCCCGGATGATGTCCTGGCCGTGGTAGACGTCGTGGATGAACCGGTTGAGCGCCGTCACGCGTTGCACCAGCCCCTGCTGCATGCTGCTCCACTCGTGGGCGGGAATGATGCGCGGGATCAGGTCAAACGGTATCAGGCGCTCGTTGCCTGCGCCGCCCTCGTCCTTTGCGCCGTAAACGGCGAAGGTGATGCCCACCCGGCGGAAGATCATCTCGGCCTCGGCCCTGCGGGCCTGCATCGCGTCCTGGGGCTGTTTGCCCAGCCACTGCGCATAGCGCTTGTAGTGGTCGCGCACATCGCTGCCATCAAAGGGCAGCATGGCGTACATCTCATCGAATTTCTGCATGAACCGGCCTCCTGCCCTCAGGATAGCAAGTTGTACGCCCGGCGAACGGAAACGCCGGTGGCTGCGCGGCCGCGCCGGCCGGGTCAATCCACCGTGGGCACCACCCGGTGCTGCCAGTAGCGCCGGCCCGTGTCGCGCTCACACGCTACCACCGCGGGGGATGAAGACGCCCACGTGGCGGCGCCGCAGCGTGCGGATTCCACTACCTCAATGCCGCGCACGCGATAGCGTTGCATCACGTCTTCGGCGGGGTGACCAAAGCGGTTGCGGTAGCCCGCCTGCACCAAAGCCGTGCGTGGCTGGACGGCATCCAGAAATCCCGGCGAAGACGATGTTTTGCTGCCGTGGTGCGGCACGAGCAGAAGATCTGCCTTCAGGTTCGCTCCGCGCTCCAGCAGGGCATGCTCTTGCAGGGTTTCGATGTCGCCCGCGAGCATCGCGGCAGGGGCGTTGCCTCCTGCCGCCACGATGCGCAGCACGCAGCTCAGTGCGTTGGGGCGCAGGGCACGGATACCTTCGTCACCAGGCCGGGGGTGCAGCACTTCAAAAACGACGCCGTCCCACTCCCAGCGCTGGCCCGCAAGACACGGGCGGACAGGCCGCACGGCATGCAGGGCATTCTCTGCGTCGAGCGAGCCCACCAACTGGGCCTGTGGCTGCTGTGCAAGCACCGCTGCGGCCCCTCCCGTGTGATCCGCATCGCGGTGGCTGAGCATGAGGATGTCCACCCGCTCGCCCAGCGAGCGCAGCAGCGGCACCAGCACGCGGTGGCCCGCATCGCTCTCGCGGCTGAAACGCGGCCCCGCGTCGTAGAGCAGGGTGTGGCTGGCCGTGCGCACCAACACGGCGTTGCCTTGGCCGATGTCGGCGGCCAGCACTTCAAACTGCCCGGGCACGGGCCGCACCGGATACCACCCCAGGGCGGGCCACAGCAGCATCAGTGCAGCCACCCGAAGCCCCCAGGGCAGGCGCATTGCCAGCAAGCCGCCCCCGGCTACCGCCAGCAACCCGGCCCAGAACGGCGCCGCCGGCAGGAACACCACGGCCCACGGCCACTGCGCAAGCCATTGCAGCATGGCGGCCAGAGGCTGCAAGCTGAGTGCGGCCAGGCTCCACAACGGCGGCCACAACACCCCGCCCAACGCCAGCGGCGTGACGACCAGCGTCACCCACGGAATCGCCACCAGGTTCGCCCCAAACCCTACAAGAGACACCTGCCCAAACAACAACAGCGACAGCGGCGTGAGTGCGAGCGTGACGACCCACTGCTCCCGCAGTAAGGCATAAAAATGCCTTCCAGCGCTTGACTGATAAGCGCCATAAGCTACTGAATTTGTAGCAAACAACATCCCCACCGCCACAAAGCTCAGCCAGAACCCCGCCTGGCCCAGCGCCCACGGGTCTGCCACCACCACGGCAGCACACGCCAAAAGCCACACCTGCGGCCAGGGCCACCGGTTTCCGCTGAGCTGCAGCAGTGCCACGGTGGCCAGCATGATCACCGTGCGCTGTGCAGGCACACCCCAACCACTGAACAGCGCGTAGGCAGTGGCCAGCACCACACCAGCGGCCAGCGCTGCGGACGGCGCGGGCACTGCCAGGCACAACCGCGTGGAGCGCCGCCACAACGCGCGCACCACCAGCGCTGCCAACCAGGCAAACAGGGTGATATGCAAGCCCGAAATGCTCATCAGGTGCGCGACGCCCGTGGCACGAAACACATCCCAGTCGGCACGGTCGATGGCCCGCTGATCGCCGGTCACCAGCGCTGCCACCACGCCCGCCAGGCGCGTGCGCGCAGGGTCCGCATCCTCCGCACCGTGCACCAGGCGCTCGCGGATCGCATCGCGCACGGCCTGGCGGGCCCTTTCCACAGGGTGCCGCCAGGTTGCCGCCATCCACGCGGGCGGTTTATCCCGCGGCCCCGCTCGCACGTAGCCCGTGGCCTGCACGCCCTGCTCCCACATCCAGAGTTCAGCGTCAAAACCGTGCGGGTTTCGCAGCCCGTGCGGGGCCTTGAGGCGCACTGTCATCGCCCAGCGCTCCCCCGCAATCAGTGCCGGCGCTGGGCGTTGCAGGTCCACCACCCCCGCAGCATCGCGAAAGGCACCCCCATACCACGCCACCTCGATGCGTGGGGGCAGCTGCACCGGTGTGCCATAGAGGTGCGCAGACTCGACGTTGATGCGGATGCGGGAGCCGGCCTCATTGCTCTGCGGCATGGTCGCGACCACGCCGGTCACCCGGATGTCCCGCCCCTCCAGCGCAGGTGCGAGCCCCTGCTCGGCAAACGCCACCGCGCGCAGGCCGCACACCGCGAACATGGCGAGGGCGGCCGCACCCAGGGTGAGCGCCGTGGTCGCCGCGGGTCGCCATCGCAGGCGGGTGCTGGCCCACCGCACACCCCAGCCCAGCAGACAGGCCCCCACCAGACACATGCCATACACCGCACCTGCCCACAGCCAGGGCTGCTGCAGCTGGAGGGCCGCCCCCAGCACCAGGCCCATCAGGCACGCCGGCACCCGCCAGGCCGCGGCGGCGGTGTGCCCCGCAGCGCGCCCGCCGACCACGCCCCGGCCCATGCACCCCGAATCAGGGACGGCGGCATTAGGCGTGCTTATGGTGGGCATGGGGTGATGCTAATGCGGCGCCAGCAGCCGCCGGGCTGGATTCTGCGAACCGGGCTGTGTAACACTTCCGGCCACCCGCGCAGTGTTGGCCCGTCGGGCCCGGCCCAGCCCCGCCAACGGCTGCACTCCCGCATCTCTCACGTCACACCAAGGAAGACCATGAGCGTTTACGACAAACTGAAAGAACTCAACATCACACTGCCCCCCGTGTCGGTGCCTGCGGCGGCCTATGTGCCCTACGTGCAGACGGGCAACCTGGTGTTCCTCTCCGGCCACATCGCCCGCAAGGATGGCAAGCCCTGGGCGGCGCAGTTTGGCCGCGACATCGGCACCGAGGAAGGCAAGCAGGCGGCGCGCGCGGTGGCCATCGACCTGATGGGCACACTGCAGGCGGCCTGCGGCGGTGATCTGAACCGCGTCAAGCGCATCGTCAAGGTCATGAGCCTGGTGAACTCCACGGGCGACTTCACCGAGCAGCACCTGGTGACCAACGGCGCCAGCGAACTCCTCGGCCAGGTTTTTGGCGAGAAAGGCGTGCACGCCCGCAGCGCCTTCGGTGTGGCACAGATTCCGATGGGCGCCTGCGTTGAAATCGAGCTGATCGCAGAACTGGCCTGACCGCCATCCTGCCCACCAGGCAAAAACCCATGGCAGAAATGCCATGGGTT from Acidovorax sp. FHTAMBA carries:
- a CDS encoding RidA family protein, coding for MSVYDKLKELNITLPPVSVPAAAYVPYVQTGNLVFLSGHIARKDGKPWAAQFGRDIGTEEGKQAARAVAIDLMGTLQAACGGDLNRVKRIVKVMSLVNSTGDFTEQHLVTNGASELLGQVFGEKGVHARSAFGVAQIPMGACVEIELIAELA